The genomic stretch CTCTGGTATGAAGAATTCCATATTAGGCCATTCTTCTGCCTCTTTCTTCAAATCTCTTATAGATTCCCAATATCTCACAGCATCATAGCTAACGTACCCAATCATACCCCCTTTGAATCTTCCAGGTAAATTAAGCAAAGGAGCTTTTGAAAGAAACTTCTCTAAGACCTCAATAGGATCGTAGAAACTATCAATAATATCGCCAGAAGACCTAACCCCGTTTATATTAAGATACCCTTTCTTTCCCCATGCTATTATACTATATCTCGATTTATGCTGAGGACCTGAACCGCTTTCTAATAGTGCTGCTATGTCTGCTTCATCTAATATACATTTAAATACTTCATAGGGTTGAGCAAAAGAAGTTATAGGATAGATTTCCATTCTTTCACCTTTTCGGCTATTCTAATCATTTTATCATGGTCTTTCTTTGATTTATATTTCTCAATACCAGAAGAAATGTCTACCCAATAAGGGTTTAAACTTATGAATTCTTCTATGTTATATAACGTTATACCTCCCCCTATACCAACTTTATCATATTCTTTGACCCACATCTTGGAAACTTCTAAGTTTACCTTTTCTCCCTTCTTTTCCGAATCTATGAGAATAAGATGATTAGTTTTATTTATTATGGTTTTAAAATAGGAGTAATATTTTTCTGACGAAGGAACATAAAGTATAAATTTTTTATTATATGATAGCATATCTTCTATTTCTTTTATATCTAAAACTCTATGTATTTGAATGTAATCAGCTTTTGATTCATTAACTATATCATCAATTTTGCCTTTTACCTTTACATTTACTACAGGTTTATTTACAAAGTTTTTAACAATATCGATAAACTCTGGTTTAACAAATCTTGGACTTATAGGATCAGTAACCACTCCTATTAAATCAGCATAATTGGAGGCTACGATCGCATCTTCAATATGAGATATACCGCAAAATTTTATTTTAATCAATTTTCTCCACCAACTTATTAAAATTATTTAAATCACCATTTTTCTCTACTAATCTTCTTACATGAGATATACCAGAATCCATTAACTGTAAAGCATATTCATATCCATCTTTGAGATCTTTTACTTTCCTAATTAAATAAAGAGCCATAGCTGTGTTTATCCCTATAAATAGTCTAGCTTCTTCATCTTTTCCTTTAAATGCCCTTAGAATTCTTAACGCTGAATGAGTAGCGTCATTAACAGTGAGTTTAAATACAGGGATCTCATCCTTAAGTCCAAAGTCGTTAATAGAAACAGTATAACTAACTATCTTATCTTTTTCAATTTCATATACATATGTAATTCCTTGTGTACTAATCTCATCTAAAGATGGAAAACCATTATAAAGTATAACTCTATCATAATCAAGACGCACTACGGCTTCAGCGAGTTTTGGTAAAAACTCCTTTGAGAAGACACCTATCATTTGATATCTTGCATTTGCTGGATTTGTTAACGGACCTAGTACATTAAATATAGTTCTAACACCTAAAGTCTTTCTGACATTAGCTACATTTTTCATAGCTGGGTGATAAAGTTGAGCAAATAGAAATACAAAATTAGACTCTTTAATCAATTTCTCAGCTAGCTCGGGTTTCACAATTATATTATAACCAAGAGCTTCAAGTACATCAGCACTACCAGACTTACCGCTTACAGCTCTATTCCCATGTTTAGCTACCGGGTAGACTTGGCTTATCAGCAATGCTACTGCTGTACTAACATTTAGCGTATTTAAACCATCACCACCAGTACCAGCTGTATCTAATGCTGAGGGAAAGTTAATATGCAAAGCATTATCTCTCATTGCCTTTGCAAACCCAGTTATTTCTTCGACACTTTCTCCTTTTGTTGCTAAACCTACTAAAAATCCAGCAGTGACTATCTCTGATATCTCTGCCTTCATTACACTATTAGCTATACTTCTTGCTTCATCCTCAGTTAGACTTTCTCTTCTTATTATCTTTCTTAATAATTCAGCTGTATTCATCTAATATACCCCTAATAGTTTTTACCAACTGTAAAGCTGATTGAATACCATATTTTTCTATTTCTTCTATGAAAGCTGTACCTATGGCTATACCATCTGCTCCAGCACTTAAAGCTTTTCTTAAGTCATTAAAATCATTCAAACCAAAGCCTACAACTAGTTTATTTTGAACCAAATTCCTTACTCTTGTAATTAATGAATCCACGCTAACTGGAATAATTACACCCGTTGTAGGTCTGACACCATAATAAAGAAAAATATCTGAAATTTTAGAAGCTTTTATAATTAAATTATCAGGTAATGAAGGACCAGTAAATAGGACAGCTTTTACGCCTTTTCCCTTTATTTTACTAACATATTCCTCATACTCATCTACAAAATCTATTAGTAAATCTGGAAATAAAACTCCATCTATTCCTAGTTCATGAAGAATAGTTAAGAAATTATCTAAATTAGAAAGATAATCTTCAAGATATGTAAGTATAATAATTGGAATATTTACTTTTTTCCTAACCTCTTTTAAAGGAGTTACATAGTCCTTTAACCAACTTGTAACTGCTTTATAACTTTTTCTTATAACTGGACCGTCATACTTAGCATATTTAGGTGGTAAGCCAATTTCTAAAATATCTGTTCCTAATTCAACGCTTTTTTCTATAAATTTATAAAAAGATTCTAAGTTAGGATATCCTAAAGTCATATAAGTTACTAACATTCTTCTCATTTTTCTACCCTTCTTCTGATAGATTCGTAATTTCCAAGATCTAGTAATCCGTGACCACTCAAATTAAACACTATAACTCTCCTTTCTTTTTCAGTCTTAGCTTTCAATGCCTCATCTATTACAGCCTTAATTGCATGAGCAGATTCAGGTGCAGGAACGATACCTTGTGTTTTCATAAATATTTTAGCAGCCTCATAAATTTCTTCCTCTTTATACTCACGCCATTCAATTATCTTTTCTTTTATTAGCAAACTTAGTGTAGGAGCTACTCCATGATACCTTAATCCTCCAGCATATATCGGTGGAGGTACATAATCTTTTCCTAACGTTATCATCTTTACAAGAGGTAATAGACCAGCAGTATCTGGATAATCATACTCGTATTTACCAGAACTAAACTTAGGAATTTCAGCAGCACCTACTGCTATATATTTCTTACCTTTTTTAGCCCCTATAAATGGATAAGTAAAACCTCCGAAATTGCTTCCTCCACC from Sulfolobus sp. S-194 encodes the following:
- the trpD gene encoding anthranilate phosphoribosyltransferase, yielding MNTAELLRKIIRRESLTEDEARSIANSVMKAEISEIVTAGFLVGLATKGESVEEITGFAKAMRDNALHINFPSALDTAGTGGDGLNTLNVSTAVALLISQVYPVAKHGNRAVSGKSGSADVLEALGYNIIVKPELAEKLIKESNFVFLFAQLYHPAMKNVANVRKTLGVRTIFNVLGPLTNPANARYQMIGVFSKEFLPKLAEAVVRLDYDRVILYNGFPSLDEISTQGITYVYEIEKDKIVSYTVSINDFGLKDEIPVFKLTVNDATHSALRILRAFKGKDEEARLFIGINTAMALYLIRKVKDLKDGYEYALQLMDSGISHVRRLVEKNGDLNNFNKLVEKID
- a CDS encoding phosphoribosylanthranilate isomerase — its product is MIKIKFCGISHIEDAIVASNYADLIGVVTDPISPRFVKPEFIDIVKNFVNKPVVNVKVKGKIDDIVNESKADYIQIHRVLDIKEIEDMLSYNKKFILYVPSSEKYYSYFKTIINKTNHLILIDSEKKGEKVNLEVSKMWVKEYDKVGIGGGITLYNIEEFISLNPYWVDISSGIEKYKSKKDHDKMIRIAEKVKEWKSIL
- the trpA gene encoding tryptophan synthase subunit alpha, with the translated sequence MRRMLVTYMTLGYPNLESFYKFIEKSVELGTDILEIGLPPKYAKYDGPVIRKSYKAVTSWLKDYVTPLKEVRKKVNIPIIILTYLEDYLSNLDNFLTILHELGIDGVLFPDLLIDFVDEYEEYVSKIKGKGVKAVLFTGPSLPDNLIIKASKISDIFLYYGVRPTTGVIIPVSVDSLITRVRNLVQNKLVVGFGLNDFNDLRKALSAGADGIAIGTAFIEEIEKYGIQSALQLVKTIRGILDEYS